Proteins from a single region of Lates calcarifer isolate ASB-BC8 linkage group LG19, TLL_Latcal_v3, whole genome shotgun sequence:
- the LOC108896114 gene encoding uncharacterized protein LOC108896114: MGKPLSRPGCFRKSSCCLEKHGAGDGRVGGRDGGMEGGYGDGYIPQRSIYDTMCINQQIDSHHHHPGGSIRRDGGGEGNFSYSASGSLRVSRSPADMFDPQPRSLTPNPSFVRRLDERAIYDSLKLGSQDADGGGCHSPGRFTRSVSPSVSSFSAPGVSSSSSKKHHHHHHHHHGDSTKSRDGRHSWKVLTPPKHLECLELTTTEMMDRGGGYLNPGHYPPPGGQSSSLTSPLISPFSGSPLSSGYHTPVFFSPAKPRPSQTQSLRCSPPHVIQPRHYSQTQSLRLSPPHELRRSPYRAPLVQLSAHDLEQDLRDRGGGWGRSEREREWEREREREMERGWAQREWERERERGRLERERARERERRETSTFGTFGYGRPVPLHSDRDSVFLEPDQALDTTPLLLPQPSPSPSPSAAPRMGTCAVGRNRAGSKVGPDSVGGGMVSKFDNGSVGLVLVDSKSGCGPRLVSEVGAANMSEAEIRAGIQEHHRAESWNKYDKGSRASIKNGSETRMGSQVKTRPGGRDLEGKVQSGVEIENMAPVKEGHRGSTRSGEKTGRGMAKPEPIAEAIPSPVTDTENRDGPEDKVETGPRMKPELQPETEAKVSSKQVENRTGTEAGVIAKHNNEVGSESRADAKVETDVKTAFISEPEAVQEAGGGNETGTKSNTETGVVSEAPKSTKTTDKAQISVVAGHKAEITPADQAEKKPLDIDKTESSHKEKGSKSQKNKSSKSSSRTRPGTATGLRPGVVSPQLGIGLGDLESPGPSEGIESTWPRRIIVRKRTVRQGGALHNLPILPPLPSVLSALEKRRPHALLHPRPGHFSENPLTSVMNASSIVGRCSLKEPSNPDPAQVASLVGRASLKEQNLEHWRVCREQEEPRRSRSKEKQGEPNKQKTEREDRKGKEEKREKERREEKDKKEDKVGKEKKKLTVGEGQVEETKQEMRRIEEKVQVNKTKEVLKKEKDVEIISEKLNGRSMKIKDGIQEWHEQELEVVVTKLQKEDIEVEGGEGGTLGEEGGMESWDAVLEMVNTLWDDGWEKGGAGGGGDTDSFSGSLQRWPLLRPPVGFGGSHPPSSAASELSLTELERRARELDSDLEHLDLSQTHRDTQDLYQTLLEPQRERADMYQTHPGPQREKAALLTGVGSRSQVSLELSAMASPATDADRPPVDWSNKSAGTSTVGTSSTKEDSSPDSNLTLESDSSGVFLSLSNQSQEEAGSDSDQPVSGSDLGSSSTSLEKDGEDGGLKEWGREESAELQWCYPSLLNTSPHEDMELDGEKEETGCGRVGGYEERGEDEIRRKDDKIGVVSITKFPLDQTDIVSLPTLNNPQSEEIPPRKKVTLMGHDPPFPLSPSKQSVKHLLDPNQKPIRSSGLDCGDLDPFVQSDSFVYLAVSARPASRGEITTVKEVTTHDTEQDLIQTTLDDTKQHLDSVKTHLDQSNPEQDAKPTHLGPLKPEEGDFLCTDSFVYLAAPACLLLGPAGTTPYSGRESDSESSGSGPVDLSVLGCGSVAGDSDWDSDLSDSDPSRSSRSSAAGNKSSGVVRPKRLPAEPGWDLFGETTEPEVLSELFTEQDRNNNGKARNGYWGYHQHASDTRHSHGNSVCHYNSEANNNNGRAVVNNKESDMAVQTSPEISVHRKQKGER; this comes from the exons ATGGGCAAGCCCCTTAGCCGTCCCGGGTGTTTCAGGAAGAGCTCCTGCTGCCTGGAGAAGCATGGAGCTGGGGATGGGAGAGTGGGAGGGCGAGATGGGGGAATGGAAGGCGGGTATGGAGATGGCTACATACCCCAGCGGTCCATCTATGATACCATGTGCATCAATCAACAGATTGACAGCCATCACCACCACCCTGGAGGCTCCATAAGGCGAGATGGTGGAGGTGAGGGAAATTTTAGTTACTCTGCAAGTGGTTCCCTCAGGGTTAGCAGATCCCCAGCTGATATGTTTGATCCACAGCCCCGCTCTTTAACTCCGAACCCCTCATTTGTGCGGCGACTGGATGAAAGAGCCATTTATGATTCACTGAAGCTTGGCAGTCAGGATGCTGATGGTGGCGGCTGCCACTCGCCAGGACGTTTCACCCGGTcagtttctccctctgtgtcctcGTTCTCAGCGCCAGgagtttcctcctcttcatccaagaaacaccatcatcaccaccaccatcatcatggAGACAGTACAAAGAGCAGAGATGGACGACATTCCTGGAAAGTCCTGACACCTCCAAAACACCTGGAGTGTCTGGAGCTTACTACAACTGAAATGATGGACAGAGGAGGGGGATATCTGAACCCAGGGCACTACCCTCCCCCCGGGGGCCAATCCTCTTCTCTTACCTCCCCTCTCATTTCCCCCTTCTCTGGCTCACCTCTTTCTTCAGGTTACCATACTccagtctttttctctcctgccaAACCTCGTCCCAGTCAGACTCAGAGTTTGCGCTGTTCCCCTCCCCATGTCATTCAACCAAGGCATTACTCCCAGACCCAGAGTCTTAGGCTGTCACCACCCCATGAGCTCAGACGATCACCCTACCGTGCCCCGCTGGTCCAACTGTCCGCTCATGACCTCGAGCAGGACCTGAGGGAtcgaggaggaggatggggccGCAGTGAGCGAGAAagggagtgggagagggagagagaaagggagatggAGCGAGGGTGGGCCCAGAGAgagtgggaaagagagagggagagaggaaggctggagagggagagagcaagagaaagggagaggagggaaacatcAACTTTTGGGACCTTTGGGTATGGTCGACCAGTTCCTCTGCATTCAGACAGAGACTCTGTGTTTTTAGAGCCTGACCAGGCTTTAGACACAACACCCCTGTTGCTGCCCCAGCCCTCACCTTCACCCTCCCCCAGTGCTGCCCCCAGAATGGGCACCTGCGCTGTGGGTAGGAATAGAGCTGGGTCAAAGGTTGGCCCTGACAGCGTAGGTGGAGGAATGGTTTCTAAGTTTGACAATGGGAGTGTTGGTTTAGTATTAGTTGACAGCAAATCTGGGTGTGGACCTAGGTTAGTAAGTGAAGTTGGGGCTGCAAACATGTCAGAGGCTGAGATCAGGGCTGGAATACAAGAACACCACAGAGCTGAAAGTTGGAACAAATATGACAAAGGATCCAGGGCTAGCATCAAAAATGGGTCTGAAACAAGAATGGGCTCCCAGGTGAAAACAAGACCAGGGGGACGGGATTTGGAAGGAAAAGTCCAATCTGGGgtagaaatagaaaatatgGCTCCTGTTAAGGAGGGACACAGGGGAAGTACAAGGAGTGGAGAAAAAACTGGAAGGGGTATGGCTAAACCAGAACCTATTGCTGAGGCTATACCTTCACCTGTTACTGACACTGAGAACAGGGATGGGCCTGAAGATAAAGTTGAGACTGGACCAAGAATGAAGCCAGAGCTTCAGCCAGAGACTGAGGCTAAAGTTAGTTCAAAACAGGTGGAGAACAGGACTGGAACAGAAGCTGGAGTTATAGCTAAACATAATAATGAGGTTGGTTCAGAGTCCAGAGCAGATGCTAAAGTTGAGACAGATGTTAAGACTGCTTTCATATCTGAGCCTGAGGCAGTACAAGAAGCTGGGGGTGGTAATGAGACGGGGACTAAGAGTAACACTGAGACTGGAGTTGTCAGTGAAGCCCCGAAGAGCACTAAGACTACAGATAAAGCTCAGATAAGTGTTGTCGCTGGACATAAAGCTGAAATTACCCCTGCAGATCAGGCTGAGAAAAAGCCTTTGGACATTGATAAGACTGAATCTAGCCACAAAGAGAAAGGCTCCAAATcccagaaaaacaaatcatcCAAATCCAGCTCCAGGACTCGACCGGGCACAGCCACAGGGCTACGACCAGGTGTGGTCAGCCCACAACTAGGCATAGGGCTTGGAGACCTTGAGTCACCAGGCCCCTCTGAAGGCATTGAGTCAACCTGGCCACGCCGAATCATTGTCAGAAAGAGGACTGTTCGACAGGGTGGGGCACTCCACAACCTCCCCATACTTCCCccactcccttctgtcctctcaGCATTGGAGAAGAGGCGCCCACACGCCCTCCTCCACCCTCGCCCAGGCCACTTCTCAGAGAACCCACTAACAAGTGTAATGAATGCTTCAAGTATTGTGGGACGATGCTCACTTAAAGAGCCCTCCAATCCAGACCCGGCACAGGTGGCCAGTTTGGTGGGCAGGGCCTCCTTGAAGGAGCAGAACTTGGAGCACTGGAGGGTCTGCAGAGAACAGGAGGAGCCCAGGAGATCCCGGAGCAAGGAAAAACAAGGAGAGCCAAACAAGCAGAAGACTGAAAGGGAagacaggaaaggaaaagaagagaaaagagagaaggagaggagagaagagaaagacaaaaaggaggACAAAGtggggaaggagaaaaagaagctTACTGTTGGTGAGGGGCAGGTAGAAGAAACCAAACAAGAAATGAGAAGGATTGAAGAAAAAGTCCAAGTAAACAAAACTAAGGAGGTACTGAAAAAGGAGAAGGATGTAGAAATAATATCTGAAAAGTTGAATGGAAGAAGTATGAAGATTAAAGATGGAATACAAGAGTGGCATGAACAAGAGTTAGAGGTGGTGGTCACTAAATTACAGAAAGAGGATATTgaagtggagggaggagaaggagggacaCTTGGAGAGGAAGGGGGGATGGAGAGTTGGGATGCTGTCCTTGAAATGGTAAATACATTGTGGGATGATGGCTGGGAAAAagggggagcaggaggaggaggtgatacAGATTCCTTCTCAGGCTCCCTGCAGCGTTGGCCTCTCCTCCGACCCCCGGTCGGCTTTGGGGGATCACATCCCCCCTCCTCGGCAGCCTCGGAGCTCAGCCTGACAGAGCTAGAGAGGAGAGCCAGGGAGCTGGACTCTGATCTGGAGCACTTAGACCTGTCTCAGACCCACAGGGACACCCAGGATCTATACCAGACGCTGCTGGAGCCACAGAGGGAACGAGCTGACATGTACCAAACACACCCTGGGccgcagagagagaaagctgctCTCTTGACAg GAGTTGGGAGCAGATCCCAGGTCAGTTTGGAGCTTAGTGCTATGGCCTCACCAGCTACAGATGCAGACAGACCTCCTGTTGACTGGTCAAACAAATCTGCTGGGACTTCCACTGTTGGCACAAG CTCTACCAAAGAGGACAGCTCTCCAGACTCCAACTTGACGCTGGAGTCAGACTCCAGTGGCGTTTTCCTCTCCTTATCCAATCAGAGTCAGGAGGAGGCCGGCTCTGACAGCGACCAACCAGTCAGCGGTTCTGACTTAGGCAGCAGCAGTACGTCActggagaaagatggagaagatggagggTTAAAGGAATGGGGGCGGGAAGAGAGTGCAGAGCTACAGTGGTGCTACCCATCACTCCTCAACACCTCCCCGCATGAGGACATGGAACTAGATggtgaaaaagaggaaacagggTGTGGAAGGGTGGGAGGAtatgaagagagaggggaggatgagATTAGAAGGAAAGATGATAAGATAGGAGTAGTTTCAATCACTAAGTTCCCACTTGACCAAACAGACATTGTGAGCTTGCCAACTCTGAATAATCCACAAAGTGAAGAAATACCACCCAGGAAAAAAGTGACCCTCATGGGACATGAccccccttttcctctttctccctcaaaACAATCAGTCAAACACCTTCTAGATCCTAATCAGAAACCAATCAGAAGCTCAGGACTGGACTGTGGTGACTTAGATCCCTTTGTCCAGTCGGATAGCTTTGTTTACCTTGCTGTGTCTGCAAGACCCGCCTCCCGGGGTGAAATCACCACAGTAAAAGAAGTTACCACCCATGATACAGAACAAGACTTAATACAAACAACACTTGATgatacaaaacaacatttggATAGCGTGAAAACACACTTGGaccagtcaaatccagaacaGGATGCCAAACCAACTCACCTTGGCCCACTAAAACCAGAGGAAGGAGATTTTCTGTGCACAGACAGCTTTGTCTATCTGGCTGCTCCAGCCTGCCTCCTGCTGGGGCCTGCAGGAACCACACCCTACAGCGGCAG GGAGTCAGACTCTGAGAGTTCAGGCTCTGGCCCTGTTGATCTGTCAGTCCTGGGTTGTGGCTCAGTGGCAGGGGACAGTGACTGGGACTCAGACCTGTCCGATTCTGATCCTAGTCGCTCCTCCAGAAGCTCTGCTGCTGGTAACAAATCTTCTGGTGTAGTACGACCTAAACGACTGCCTGCTGAACCTGGCTGGGACTTGTTTGGAGAAACCACTGAACCTGAGGTGCTGAGCGAGCTCTTCACAGAACAGGACAGAAACAACAATGGTAAAGCAAGAAATGGTTACTGGGGTTACCACCAGCATGCCAGTGACACCAGGCATTCCCATGGCAACTCAGTCTGTCACTACAACAGTGaagccaacaacaacaatggtaGAGCAGTCGTCAACAACAAAGAAAGTGACATGGCAGTTCAAACCAGCCCAGAGATCAGTGTGCACAGGAAGCAGAAAGGAGAAAGATAA